CATGACATCTTTCCTGCTCACCGTACTGCCGTGATGCAAACACTGCCCATTGTTTCATACCAATCACCTTCCATGAGGAGCACAGTCATGCATGACTTATCAGGaatcacagcaaaaacagcaaaatgactGGCATGTTTCACTTCTTGTGGTTTTGGCTGCTTCGGAAATGGTTAACAGAGGGGAGGTTTTGCACATCCGTGTTGCTCTTGAGTACACTGTCCTGTTTGTCCCTCTCACACGTCTTGTTTGGAATGAGCAATGCGCCATATGGCTGTCGCGGCGGCTCTTTCCTGTTTTCAGGGCCTGGCATGTGATCCAAAGTGGCAGAGAACCAAAGCAGAGGGACTAAGAGAAGGTCTTGCTATCGTGGTATATCCGGTCTCCGTTATCCCTCTGTCGCAGGTGAAGGGCGGCGGGGAACCAGAGGGTACGGCCAAAGCGGAGACCAGCGCGGCTGCTGTGGCGACCGCTCCGGCACCACCAGAACCACCCAAAGAGCCGCGACCTGCTGTGAAAATCTCAGTGGCTAGTCCGTTCAGCAAGCTCTTCAAGGGGAAGGTACTTACTATGTGCAAAGTTACAACACCAAACATAAGAGATCTTTTGCTGTTAGCAGGTTGCTGTTGCAGCTTTGTCACAAGGGGGCAGTGTTCATAGTCCAGGCTCATAATCTTAACAGAACTATTGTATCTGCCACCAGTATATCATTGATGTTTAACATggacatatatttaaaaatgaaaacacgtttaatgtgtatgtatatgttacTGTCATAAATAGGTGATGTTGACCATTGTGTCATATGTTGttgttcatgtttctttttaaataattctcaTGCAGTCTTCAAAGGAAGTCCAACCAGCTACAACAACTGTAAGTATGTAGTttttctaaattaatttttagACAGTTTCAGAGACAACTTTCAACTTTCAGTTCAACTTTCAGTCTGTTTGTAATGGGCCTTGCATAGCTGGGTGGGTTAATGCAGGAGCTCAAACTGCGGGATATTTAGAGAGATAGCATTATCCAGACTAAAGACCCAGGTGCCTGGTTAAGGGAACTTATGGTACTTTTCAGACTTTTGTTATGAATATGAGAggtgatgtcattttttgtagCAGACTCAAGCAGAATCAAGCAGTATGTGAACAAACAGTGAACACTTCTAATACAGTCTGCTTTATACGTCTATCACAAGATGTACTGAAAACCATGTTAGAAAAACTTGTCCAttccaaatgttttttatttgatatttgattgaaatataaatatctttttcatttcctgcatatttattttttgtagtcTGTGAAGCATTGTGAGAAGGTACTGATACTGTATTTCGCTTTGGGTCTCTGTGTCAAAATCTTTAAGAACTGCTTCTCCAAAAGAACCGATATTTAGTTTCCTCCAACATTCACCGTGCCTGTTGAAGCAAATTCTCTATAGTTATTCCACTGTTTGACAAGGCATCAAGGTGATAGCAGTACATTTCCACCTGAAATGGCTGTACTTCACCTCCCTTGATCAGGTCACACAGGAAGTAGATGCGTCAGCAGCCGCCAAAGCCGCCAagccccctccaccaccaccacctccagagCCGCCCAAACCAGATGCCAAAGGTGAAGTGGCTGCCAAGACTGTGAACAGCACCCAGAAAGAAGCGCCGAAAGAGGCACCAAAGGAGCCAGAGACCTCCACCAAGCAGAAATCCGCTAAAGGCAGTCCCTTCCTTAGTCTGTTCCGCCCAACAAAGGTAAGCCACCAGTAGGAGACACTGTCAACCGTTACAAAGAAAGTCCATGATGAAAAATTGACCGTTTTGGAGCTGTTGACTATGTTGTTTGTGTTAAGGTTGAAACAGAGGTGGTAGActgcactctcactcacacCAGAATGTGTGTGGCACTTTCCTTTTCAATGTTCAGGCTCTCTGGAGTGTTTTTGATGGACATGCAGTCTCTGTACCGGTCGGGGAGTTTTTATTCCACACCCAGTGTGCATGTTTACGTGATGAGTCAGACTGCCTCAGGTAAACATCAGGTTAACGTCGGATTAATGTCAGGTTAACATCCCTCTGGTTTCCTCCagacagaggaggtggaggaggagcccCAGCCAGTTGAGGAGGAGGTACCCGAGATAGACAAGGTCTTGGTTTGATCTCCTCTCATACTCCacagcttttttcttctttcttatGGGCTGTGAGGGGGCCTTTCTGTCAGAAAATCAAATCCAGGGAAAACATCTGGATGGATGAACCAGACATTTACAAATGAGCCTCCTAAGGGCCATGGACTGAGCATTCTGTTGGTATTAAATGTATGTGTCTATATTTGTACTAGTTCTTTGGAAGTCTcattggataagagcatctgttaaatgacaaaatgtaaatgtattgtaaatgtatatacTTTCCcttggggttcattttcaagtgtttattgactttttccagaaaatgtgtttaaagtTTCCATTTACTGTAAGTGAAACAGTCCTTTTCTGGAAAACTGCTGAGAATTGTTTCCAAAAGCCTGTTCTCTAGGTGACCTTTTATCTTGTTTTTGATCGATCCATACAAAGACAATAAAGACTGTCAAGTCAGATCACTCCATTGGTAATTGGATTGGGTAATATGATGATACTGTACCTAAGCTAATGAAGCTTaaattgtctttctttttcctttgaaatatttctgGGATTCAGGTGGTGGTGGTTTTTTCTCCACACTGCATTACTCTCTGTCCCCAAATGCTGGTAATTATCCATAATGACAGTCAACAATCAGAATTTGGATATTTACTCTTGTTCTTTCATGTTAAAGGCGGGCGCTTCCAAGGAAAAGACCGCTGAGGTCCCAGCTGCACCAGACCAACCTTCAAAAACAGAGGAGAAGAAGTCAGGAAAGTCCATCATCTCCTTCTTTAAGCCCAAGGTAAGGACACcgcttactctctctctccatctcttctcctCTGAGTGGGACAGAGGTGGGACTTGTGCCGTTGGCCCTTTGTGTTAGCCAGACTGAAAGCGGTGTGATGCATCAGATCGTAACAGAGTGATGTGAATTTGAGGTACTGCAACGCCTGCACGCCTCTGCTGTCCAGGCTGCTTCTGCAATTGGGAACAGCACCCAGGCCCGCCCCGGCGCACTggtaaatgggaaaaaaacacaccagccCCTCATTTATTAACATCACATTAATGGGCTCGGTTCCTGGTGGTACAGATTCGGACCAGGCTGCATTGCTACTGTTCTGTTCATCCATGATCGTTAATGTGTCACGGTTAACGCATCtgtcactaaaaataaaataggccatacatttacatgcaaacaTCCCTAATTCACTGGGCCACTTTCTGTGCTATTTTCAGCTAAAGCAGTCACTAGGGGTCAGAAGATAATGTTCTTCATCTCCCATTCACTTTGTCTGTGCACCATACATAACCACTAACCCTTGTGAATTTAGTCTGtccaaaaggaagaaaatcacacaAAGGCAGATGGAGAGGTTCCCGATTCAACAGTAAgtgatggttttgacagtagTTGTAATTTTTGGCTCAGCATATCTACAGCCCACACAATCAACCATATTCTTTGGGCGTTGCTGAAAGGATCTGGATCTACGTGTTGTTTCATTAACATCATCTACGCCATCACCATTGCATGAATTTGACTTCATAAAGATCTGCTTTGAGTTCTGCTCTCATGTGGCCgaactgaatgcattttagtAATCTGTATGCCGTACGAGCTTCCCCAGGGGCTTTGTTTGAGACACCTTTTTTGTGCATCGTTCCCTCAAGAGCCCCGAAGCCAAAGCCAAGGAAAGCACATCGGCAGGTGCGGCCATTGCCGTGGATGCCAGCCAGAGCGTGCAGGCCAAGGTGGAGCCGAAGCCCAGCGCCGAGGCGGAGAAGAAGGTAGAGGTGGCCCCCGTGGACAACAGATCTGTCTCTGAGGCATCGCAGACTGGAGAAGACACCACAGTCAGCGTCGGCAAGAAACTGGAGAAAAGGAATTCCATCCATATGTTCTTTAAAAGCCTGGTAGGTCAAGGTTCCCTCTCCCGCATCCTAACTGCACCTCTGTTTATCAGTACAGGTACTGCAGAGAATCATGGACGCAAAGCAGTCATTCACTGACCACACAGCAAAATTGCTGGAGCAAAAGCATTTACTTGTTACTTGTAAGAGTTGTATCTTATCAAGCTCATAGATGACTActgctttcagtgtgttttagtttttgaaATCAATGTATCAAATTCACagtttgaaaaattattttcttttcctgctaGGGAAAATGTTCCTTCAGTCTCAAGTTCCTGATGATTTCATACATGTTTCTATGCTgatccactagatggcagcagcagctcGTTTGAGAGTAGAATAGTTTACCGCGTGTCAAACAAATTATATGCAGCGATTTTTGAAGAAGagcaaacaaaactgaaatgcatacCACAGAAGCTTTTACACTCTGAGtgaaatatattacattcaGTGTACATTAGCCTGTGCtaatgttttcaggaaaaaattaTCACTTTCATATTTGCTTGAAACATTTCATCTGTAAGTGCATGGGAGCAGATATTAATATCCCAGTGTGCACTGCTGAACCTTTGAGGTAAACCCAGCCAAATGTTTATGCCCAGGGTCCAAAACGGCTGTCAGACACTGGAGTGCAAACCGACCCTGTGACCATAACCTACCCAGCTGAGAAGGCCAAATAACACCACCACATCATGAGCTTCGAGTGCCTACTGACTGTTCCAGGGAAAAACAACAAGACAGCAAAtggacttttattttgatatggcttttcttttttgcatcaGATAAAAGTATGGAAGGAATCTGGGAGACGGGCTTACCTACAGAGATAAAAGCAAGTGGTTCAGGACTGTTAGTGGGTGATCGGGGGGatggagaaaggggaggagctgCCATGTAAAGGGTTAATTGGTAGGTTATGTCACCATAGAAGTTGAAGGCATTTTGTGATTAAAAGCGCATGATAGTAAACATGGTGAGAAGTAAGCCTGTGTAATGCCTGGAGGGGTATTCTTTTTCACATCAAGGGAATGAGGTGTCTTAAGCATAGCCTGTTCTtgtaaacagaaataattcTAAACTCAAGTTCATCTTTACTTATTTGCTTTGTAGCCTAATACGTTAAGTtttaatttatctgtttttctccctttgtgAAAGAAAGGTTTGCCTTTGAGCATTAAAACGATTTTGGAGATGCTTTCACCTATCCTTTtcagtgaaacaaacacacGTGTTTATGCTGTACATATGAGGGAATTTTAAGTGATGAAGTCCTGAACACCCTGTCATGTAATTAATAGACGCTCTGGACCTTAAACCCATGCTCCTCAGCTTGAATGTGATCTGATGCCATAGAAATCCTACCTGCATGGAACCACAGTGAAAACAGTTGGGCCAGTATTGTGTAGGCAAACTGCCTGAGGCCTTTAGGCAATTTTACCCTCAGTGCAGTCCTTAACTGTGAGTAACGAATTTAAGCAAGCATACATCAAGCTGTCATACATTATGTTGTAAGGATGGCACTTACTGATACTAACCCCAAAGTATGGGCAAGAAATGACATAATCTAACAATTGCTCTCTATTTTGTTGTATATAattttactcaaagttaaggactaGCTGCAGCTAGATATTAAATTACATCAGTGATGGTGGGTGAgttggaaacaggggaagcctgaacactacctttaaatctatcattactgtcaacctgttcccctttatcctccttgattaacaataaaacaaataattcacagaataatcgacaccaattgtgtaattagaataaatgattatgctcgcgaaacaccgcagattgtctgtagtttgtgtgcttgtgaaagctacaacgtgagattgtttaattaacaaggatggcatttatcgatttaaattatgttaaatgctcatgacacatcacagcttttgtaaacattattgttcattgcactcagcctaacctaaaagtttattctcagtaatttaaatcaatttaattaaatttggctccattttgtaatttgaattttgtaacacaagaaagctataatgtgaaacatatAAGAGAAAgttttgggattacttgccacttaattattcaaactgccatccttgttaattaaacaatctcatgctgtagctttcgcaatagcacacaaatttcagacaatccaCTGTATTTTGCtggcataatcatttattctaattatgcaATTGGTGTCgaatattctgtgaattatttgttttattgttaatcaaggaggataaaggggaccaggttgaaagtaatgatagatttaaaggtagtgttcgggcttcccctgtttccagctcccCACCACTGCATCACATTGTTGgtatttagcaggcactcttatccagagcgacttacatcaattacaggtttttacatgttatccatttatatagctggatatttactgaggcagttctgggttaagtaccttgcccaagggtacagcagcagtgcccccgtgcCACACCCTAAATTAGACCACTGGCCTAAATTAGGCAGAGATATCATGCAGTAAGTGTGCTATTTTATAGAGGTACTTTCTCATTTCTCTACTTGCAGCTTACAATTCAGAGTGGACCATGAGCACATGGAAAATGCATGCCATTACAGAACACAAATGATAGGGACAGATCTTTGGATGGATGCTGCAAAAGGCCCATGTACAGATAGGCATTGtgtaatattcattttgtgCTATCTACATCTCCACTCCCCGTTTCACACAGTACAGAGCTGTTTTGGAAGGTAgtattatttttggaaaagaaaatgagcaCTGCTGACCAAAAATACATCACATCCCCTCTAAGCAACACGCCTATACCCAAGGGCTGTATTGTGTAACCTTGATGAAGGGTGTTCATGGGACAGGCTGAGACACAGATGCCTTTTGTTTTGAGACCAAGTTTTCAGAATGATTTAAAATTATGAATTACacaatttaaaagtaaaaaaataacaagaaataTAACCATAGTTATTTTCACACTAACAGTTTGTTAAAGCATCAGTGTTGGTCAGGTAAATTTACAGATCAGTGATCAGTTTTTTGTTAATGGTCATCAGTCTAAATTATTTTGCTTGTACTTTCTTTTAGAGTGTAAACTGTGTAAATCTATAaggatgtttcattttttatagtGGCCAAATTGAAAGCTTTCTGGTTATCCATCTACATCCTATGCAGTGTGTAGAGAAGAATGGCCAATGAACTAATTGAACAGTAGGAATAAAGTCAAATATACTGCTGTAAAATCACTGTACATATGCCTTCTATTACAGATATATTTACAAGAAAATCTGTGTGTAATATATCCATGAAAATGAGTTGGCAACAAATGTCTTAAACTGCAAGTCTGTCCTTCATGTAACAAGTGCTTCAGGATTTAATGCTGTATATGTAAATTGCTTTAAGGCAGACTGCTTTGTCACACGAACCATTTAAACGGAACAAACCTACATACAATTTGTGTCcttgtctgtatttttcattttgcgtTCATAATATGTCTTCTGGGATTAATTCATACACATATGTTGCATGTTGCTTAAAATAAAGCGTACGAAATGCAGATTTGTTTGCTGGTGAAGTACCTTGCATTAAAGGCAAGAGCACAGTGATGCTCTGTTCACTTCAGAGGTTCAGATACCTGTGCCTGAGGTTGGAGTCTAATCACAATTTACTTTGTATTCAACATTAAACAAAACTAGTAAATTTTTTGTTATATGTACATACCAAAATTATTATGAATTTCTttattgctgaaatgaaagtaaagAAAATTTCCTTGCCTCTTGCTTTATTATGTGATCCAGACACTGCCAGACACATGCTAAAATGGGGACGGTCTCTCACATGCTGAAAATGTGCCATACTGTGCTGCCGTAAATATGTGTCATGCGATGCTTGTCAACCTGATAAGAAAGACAAGACAAACCTCCTTTAGAATCGTGTGGTTTGCTTTACGCCTTGAAAGAGTAAGGCTTGTTCCTGAGCCTCTAAACTGGGTAAGGCCCATTCTAGCAAACAGGCTCGAAAGGCCTGCACCACAGTGAACACACCCAAGTGAGTCACAACAGATTCTTTATTTGGATTGTAAAAGCACAACCGTTCTGTGAAGAGAGCTTGTCTACCATTTGAGTCCCCAAACTAAGGGGAACTTGAGCATTCTGCTTCAATTGACTGATACAAAAATCATGTATCTACATCCATACAATGTGTTGGTACGTAGCTACATAGAGTTGCACTGGGGGGATGGGTTGGGCTTCTAATCAAGATCAAGTACAAATGTTACTTCAAATCCAGCCAAATGGAGGCCTTTTGTCTTTCTCAATGGATGGCAATGGCAGGACAGCATGTGAACCAGCAACATGCGTGGTTCACATGCTACATTTGAAACCATGGAACCTCCTAACCACAGCTAACCTCTGGGACAGGCCGGACCCCTAAAAGACACCTCAGGGTTGATCTGCAGTGAAAAGAGGTGCTCTTTTGATGTGGGACCGGGGCACGATTTCTCAAAAGTCAACCACGGTTCATCTCTGCTTGACCCAGCATTGTCATTCAGCCACACAGATCTGATGAGGTTACAAATAACCCCCCGACGATCGTTCTGCTGAGGTGGAGACAAACGACCGGCTGCTGAGAGGAAATCACATTAATAGACGGCTTAATGATTGGGGGATTTTAAGTGCCTTCACCGCCGGAATAACAAGCAGGCGGAGAGTCTGATCCtcagaaacaaaatgtcaatTGCCAGTTGATTTTGCagaatatttttccatttatcagCCGGATAGTGAAAAGCCCCCGGACTGCATCTGAAAAATCATCGCCAGCAAATTAGATTAAGGCCACTTTGAAACATTGCGTTCCTGCGACACGGAAGTGCCTTTAATCTTTAAAACTCATAATACTAATTCGTATGATTCATGCCGGTTAGCATCATGAAGTCAGTCTCTGGAAGAATGTGTTTGGGACGGATCTGTCAGAGCTCATCCTGCATTAGCGATGCGCCGCGGCTGCAGACTCCATAACTCACACCGGCTCCTTTGTTATCTGCATCCAGGCGTTCCTGCATTACCGTCATAATAGGTGCGATCATTCAGAATTGTGCATTTAAGTAATTGCtgggaatggaaaaaaatgggtaaaaaaGCTCTGTCAGggagtcatttttttcccagtcaAGTGCCTGCCTTTGTTCGCAGGCTCATGTCTGTTTATGATGTGATCTCACCTTTGCTGTGACAGCGACACAGCGCTAATGGTTCCAGGCAGAAGCAATcatttctctttgtctcccccTTGGCTCCTTCCTGTATTTGGACCGGGGTGCTAATGCACAGCACGGCGGCTTTATTCTTCTTTGCTATGTTTTAAGGACGGGAAACCTGTCAcagtggaggtggggggcaCTTCTGAAATGGAAACGGAAAAATGTTTGAGACACTTAGCCCGAGAAGGCGCACAAAGACAGATGGAAACTGAAGACAGAAACCGATTTATCCCCCAATAATCCACAGGAATCACATTAATATTTCCTGTGTTGTCAATCGCTGGGAGGATTATGCATCACAAGTGTCAGCGCTGAAATAAAGTGTGGCAACAGAGTGAGTTTGCTGTGGAGAACCACCTCCGGAGTTTGCACTGCACAGTTCTTACGATTGCATTCAGTGCTTGAGCATGAGAAAAAGGAATGGTACTCCAGGGCTCCTCCATACCTTGTGTGATGTCAGGATAACAGTGCTTGACTCTGGGCCTAAGGCTCATGAGATTCAGTCTCAGGTGACATGCCATACATCTGAGCTAAGGACATCACCTCAATTTATCTTCAGTGTGGGTCCAGCTGTGTACATTAAGTGGCGTCTAGTGTGTGCAGTATGAAAATTGAAAGTCATCCTAAATAGGGTCAGGCTAAAAAAGAGAGGAACATTAtgaaaacagagcagtgtgctgCCCTGTGTGCAATGCCTTTCACCTTCCCCGGAAAGTGAAAGTGTAATGGTGCACATTACAATGAGTGGGAGGGGTGATTTGGCAAGGAGCGCTCAGCAGATGTGGCGCGCACATCCATTAGCGCGaaactctcattctctcttgcCACTTTGAACGTTTTTGTCTTCGATGATGTCTAATTAAAAGGTAGAGAGGCAGGATAATGACTTATCATGCAAATGATGTCTGAGAGCTGATAGATTATCTACTTGTGATTATTGCGAACAAAGATATTGCGCCAAGGCATGAGCCCGGGATTTATTGGTTCCAGATCTGCTGCGATTCCAAGAGGTCATATCCAGCTCCAGTATGGCGCCACACCTTTACCCCACCTCAAGTACAGCTATATATGTAAAGTAGAGAACAAGAAAATGCTTTGGTTAACTCCTATTGTGCTAAAGATGATAACCAAggcaaaaatcaaaaatataatgtCGCAATGTAATCATTTTAGTTCTTTGCAttgaatatatatacacatacacacacacacacacacatatatatatatatatatatatatatatatatatatatatggaggcgggtgtctgtgtgtagatgtacagaatacagaatagaTACAACGCCAATGTACAATCTGTGTAGAGTATATAGCTACTTGAAATGTAATGACAGGAACTGTCGTATTGACATATGGTTAGTTTTGAGAGGACACATTTCGAGTGGTGCAGAGGTGCAGCCTTATCTGTCCTCCACACTCTTTCAGAGCTCGCGCTGGATTTGCATCAACAGCCACAGCTGCTGACATCAGGCCGCCTGCAGAGAGACCATCCCCAACAGGTCCTCACCAAACAGGTGTGTGGCAAGGCCACCGCTGCACGTAAACCCCCCCAGTCCCTCAGTTGGAGGTGTGCTGCAGCCCTAATACAGCAGGCCCCTGTAATGATGATAATTGGATGTAACAAATTAATGGCTTGTTTTTCTCTGAAGCTCATGCACACCCGCTGTTCaagaaaaaagggaagcagCTGCCCCAAACAAATTTAGAAGAGGAACTATCTCAGCTTCCTCAACAGTCTGCATCTTGCCTAATGCCACATACAATATTCATGTCTCATTGCCCGTTTGCCAAACAGACCCGCTCATCTAAGGCCTCTTTCATATCACAGatgtaaatatattcatttcacacagctACATGTTTACTAAAATCAAGCAGGCTGAGTAACTTGCACAGGTTAACAAACTCAGCACGGCATACAGGATTCAACCATACAACCTCCACGTTGACAATCCAGTTCCTTGGACAGTACCTCActaacaccccccaccctgctcaGGGGTGGGACATGGCAACTAAGTGCAAAGGAACTGCCTCCAAACATGGCACACGTCACAGCTCCAGTAGTCCCTGCCCTCCCCCGCACCAAACCATTGGAGTCCTGCATGCAGTTTGGCCCCctgagacatttttttgttttgttttttgttccccAAGAAACCTATTCTTTGGCTCAGAGTGCACTGACTGCTGAAAAAGAGCTCTATTAGCTTCACTTCCTCAGCAGTACAgatgtgttttgtatattttctgtttctctgtaggCCTGAGGCCACAGCTCCCCTGGTAAATCCAAAAGGTCTTGCACAAAAGGAACcaaacaatattaaatgaatgGCAGATAGGACTGTGGGATACAGAGTGACACCAACATTTCATATTATATGCACTTAAAACACCCACAGCTTCTGCATTTTCTACGTTGTGTTCTTTGGGCACATTATACCTTACAGCTCATTTTGGACCGCCCCTTTCAAAGATAAGCATAGCATACAgcatgaggtttttttttttttttttttttttaacacattatg
This portion of the Megalops cyprinoides isolate fMegCyp1 chromosome 7, fMegCyp1.pri, whole genome shotgun sequence genome encodes:
- the bcas1 gene encoding breast carcinoma-amplified sequence 1 isoform X2 gives rise to the protein MGNKASHEIQGEHVQAKLQNGEPNGHALSISSEDTVACDAAVQQNSEVPSSLLTKGTSPPPGEDVDSGRNQGKGSSPVVLLKVSTTVPPSTDVPADPSLQSVSINISTKETTSQSVNPEQDTPAVPVPASNEEEPKEKAPKKTNLFDKLLKKKNKDKTQEEATVAECDGSAEVQEPAVEAPVIVSNGLHSEPGDAGESTAAAKEVPEGPSPNGGPAGSETLDADSESAHPEDTAQGESLVEESPVMNFFKTLVTPSKTPKEEGAPPAVSTEEVKGGGEPEGTAKAETSAAAVATAPAPPEPPKEPRPAVKISVASPFSKLFKGKSSKEVQPATTTVTQEVDASAAAKAAKPPPPPPPPEPPKPDAKGEVAAKTVNSTQKEAPKEAPKEPETSTKQKSAKGSPFLSLFRPTKTEEVEEEPQPVEEEVPEIDKAGASKEKTAEVPAAPDQPSKTEEKKSGKSIISFFKPKSVQKEENHTKADGEVPDSTSPEAKAKESTSAGAAIAVDASQSVQAKVEPKPSAEAEKKVEVAPVDNRSVSEASQTGEDTTVSVGKKLEKRNSIHMFFKSLGPKRLSDTGVQTDPVTITYPAEKAK
- the bcas1 gene encoding breast carcinoma-amplified sequence 1 isoform X3; the protein is MGNKASHEIQGEHVQAKLQNGEPNGHALSISSEDTVACDAAVQQNSEVPSSLLTKGTSPPPGEDVDSGRNQGKGSSPVVLLKVSTTVPPSTDVPADPSLQSVSINISTKETTSQSVNPEQDTPAVPVPASNEEEPKEKAPKKTNLFDKLLKKKNKDKTQEEATVAECDGSAEVQEPAVEAPVIVSNGLHSEPGDAGESTAAAKEVPEGPSPNGGPAGSETLDADSESAHPEDTAQGESLVEESPVMNFFKTLVTPSKTPKEEGAPPAVSTEEVKGGGEPEGTAKAETSAAAVATAPAPPEPPKEPRPAVKISVASPFSKLFKGKSSKEVQPATTTVTQEVDASAAAKAAKPPPPPPPPEPPKPDAKGEVAAKTVNSTQKEAPKEAPKEPETSTKQKSAKGSPFLSLFRPTKTEEVEEEPQPVEEEVPEIDKAGASKEKTAEVPAAPDQPSKTEEKKSGKSIISFFKPKSPEAKAKESTSAGAAIAVDASQSVQAKVEPKPSAEAEKKVEVAPVDNRSVSEASQTGEDTTVSVGKKLEKRNSIHMFFKSLGPKRLSDTGVQTDPVTITYPAEKAK
- the bcas1 gene encoding breast carcinoma-amplified sequence 1 isoform X1; the protein is MGNKASHEIQGEHVQAKLQNGEPNGHALSISSEDTVACDAAVQQNSEVPSSLLTKGTSPPPGEDVDSGRNQGKGSSPVVLLKVSTTVPPSTDVPADPSLQSVSINISTKETTSQSVNPEQDTPAVPVPASNEEEPKEKAPKKTNLFDKLLKKKNKDKTQEEATVAECDGSAEVQEPAVEAPVIVSNGLHSEPGDAGESTAAAKEVPEGPSPNGGPAGSETLDADSESAHPEDTAQGESLVEESPVMNFFKTLVTPSKTPKEEGAPPAVSTEEVKGGGEPEGTAKAETSAAAVATAPAPPEPPKEPRPAVKISVASPFSKLFKGKSSKEVQPATTTVTQEVDASAAAKAAKPPPPPPPPEPPKPDAKGEVAAKTVNSTQKEAPKEAPKEPETSTKQKSAKGSPFLSLFRPTKTEEVEEEPQPVEEEVPEIDKAGASKEKTAEVPAAPDQPSKTEEKKSGKSIISFFKPKVLQRLHASAVQAASAIGNSTQARPGALSPEAKAKESTSAGAAIAVDASQSVQAKVEPKPSAEAEKKVEVAPVDNRSVSEASQTGEDTTVSVGKKLEKRNSIHMFFKSLGPKRLSDTGVQTDPVTITYPAEKAK